In one window of Mercurialis annua linkage group LG4, ddMerAnnu1.2, whole genome shotgun sequence DNA:
- the LOC126677123 gene encoding uncharacterized protein LOC126677123: protein MGSRNLSTVLVVVWVLIANPAAGDSDSIIGRFQQYLQINTAHPNPNYKEAEEFLVSQAKSIGLESQSIEFVTGKPLLLLKWQGSSPTLPSILLFSHTDVVPVEQHKWDYPAFAAILDSHGNIYARGSQDMKCVGMQYLEAVRRLNSSGFRPIRSVYILFSPDEEIGGHDGAERFAHSHIFNSMNVGIVLDEGLASPAEHYRPFYGERSPWWLVIKATGPPGHGAKLYDNSAMENLLKSIESVRRFRASQFDLVKAGLKAEGEVTSVNMVFLKAGTPSPTGFVMNLQPSEAEAGFDVRVPPTADPESLERRIAEEWAPASRNMTFQFKQKTTVHDKYGRPLLTKTDSSNPWWTLLEEAVRKANGTLGKPEIFPAATDSRYFRQQGIPAIGFSPMANTPILLHDHNEFLNQAEYLKGIDVYESIVKVYASHVEHAGMGETKDEL from the exons ATGGGAAGCCGTAATTTGAGCACAGTGTTGGTGGTTGTGTGGGTGTTGATTGCAAACCCAGCAGCAGGAGATTCAGATTCAATTATAGGGAGATTCCAACAATATCTCCAAATCAACACAGCTCACCCCAATCCCAACTACAAAGAAGCAGAAGAATTCCTAGTATCCCAAGCCAAATCCATAGGACTGGAATCCCAGTCCATAGAGTTTGTGACAGGGAAGCCGCTTCTTCTCCTCAAGTGGCAGGGCTCCAGCCCCACTCTTCCTTCGATTCTCCTTTTTTCTCATACTGATGTGGTTCCCGTTGAGCAGCACAAGTGGGATTATCCTGCCTTCGCCGCAATTCTCGATTCCCATGGTAATATCTATGCTAGAGGTTCCCAGGACATGAAGTGCGTCGGCATGCAGTATTTGGAAGCTGTTCGTCGCCTTAACTCGTCTGGGTTCCGCCCAATTCGATCCGTTTATATCTTGTTTTCTCCTGATGAGGAAATAGGTGGACATGATGGTGCTGAGAGGTTTGCTCATTCTCATATCTTCAACTCCATGAATGTTGGCATAGTTCTTGATGAAG GTTTGGCATCTCCTGCTGAGCACTATAGGCCATTTTATGGAGAGAGGAGTCCGTGGTGGCTTGTGATTAAGGCGACTGGGCCTCCAGGGCATGGGGCTAAACTTTATGACAATAGTGCCATGGAGAACCTTCTTAAAAGTATTGAGAGTGTGAGGAGATTTCGCGCGTCTCAGTTTGATTTGGTCAAGGCTGGTTTGAAGGCTGAAGGAGAGGTTACGTCTGTTAATATGGTCTTTCTTAAAGCAGGCACTCCATCACCAACT GGGTTTGTCATGAATTTGCAGCCGTCTGAAGCAGAAGCAGGTTTTGATGTTCGGGTCCCACCAACTGCTGATCCTGAATCTTTGGAAAGGCGAATCGCTGAAGAATGGGCTCCTGCTTCCCGCAATATGACATTCCAG TTTAAGCAGAAAACTACCGTACACGACAAGTACGGGAGGCCACTCCTTACAAAGACTGACAGTTCTAACCCATGGTGGACTCTGCTCGAAGAAGCTGTCAGAAAAGCAAATGGAACACTTGGTAAACCAGAGATCTTCCCTGCAGCCACTGATTCTCGTTACTTTCGGCAACAAGGAATTCCAGCAATCGGCTTTTCACCTATGGCAAATACGCCTATTCTTCTACATGATCATAATGAG TTCTTGAACCAAGCAGAGTACCTGAAAGGCATTGATGTGTATGAGTCCATAGTTAAAGTGTATGCATCTCATGTGGAACATGCAGGCATGGGGGAAACTAAAGATGAATTGTAA